In a single window of the Salmo trutta chromosome 23, fSalTru1.1, whole genome shotgun sequence genome:
- the LOC115160154 gene encoding asparagine--tRNA ligase, cytoplasmic gives MAEEVTKTTGGLSVGELYVSDKEGNDQDGEGTEQKPFKTSLRALTFAGKEPFPTIYVDSQKEGERWAVISKTQMKNVMKVFAREQMKSDSKDKKEAEDSERREKNLEEAKKITIENDSSLPEPKTVKIYQLEPLRGERVKVFGWVHRMRKQGKNLLFIVLRDGTGFLQCVLNDKLCQCYNALVLSTESTVALYGTVKQVPEGKQAPGGHELHCDFWELVGLAPAGGADNLLNVESDVDVQLNNRHMMIRGENVSKILRIRSTVTQCFRDHFFNRGYYEITPPTLVQTQVEGGSTLFNLNYFGEEAFLTQSSQLYLETCIPALGDTFCIAQSYRAEQSRTRRHLSEYTHIEAECPFMTYEDLLSRLEDLVCDVVDRVLKSPAASLLYQVNPDFKPPKRPFKRINYSDAIIWLKEHDIKKDDGTYYEFGEDIPEAPERLMTDAIGETILLCRFPAEIKSFYMQRCPEDRRLTESVDVLMPNVGEIVGGSMRIWDAEELLEGYKREGIDPTPYYWYTDQRKYGTCPHGGYGLGLERFLTWLLNRHHIRDVCLYPRFIQRCRP, from the exons ATGGCAGAGGAGGTAACGAAAACCACAGGCGGACTCTCAGTGG GTGAGCTGTATGTGTCTGACAAAGAAGGAAATGACCAGGATGGTGAAGGAACAGAGCAGAAGCCTTTCAAGACCTCATTGAGG GCTTTGACATTTGCTGGAAAGGAGCCATTCCCCACCATCTATGTGGACTCTCAGAAGGAAGGAGAG CGTTGGGCAGTGATCTCCAAGACGCAGATGAAAAATGTGATGAAGGTATTTGCTAGAGAGCAGATGAAGAGCGACTCCAAAGACAAAAAGGAG GCAGAGGATTCTGAGAGACGAGAGAAGAACCTGGAAGAAGCTAAGAAAATCACCATTGAGAATGACTCAAGCCTTCCAGAGCCCAAAACG GTCAAAATCTATCAGCTGGAGCCCCTCCGGGGGGAGAGAGTGAAGGTGTTTGGCTGGGTGCACCGAATGAGAAAACAAG GAAAGAACCTGCTGTTCATTGTGCTGAGAGATGGAACTGGTTTCCTGCAGTGTGTTCTCAACGAtaaattg tgtcAGTGTTATAATGCCCTGGTGCTGTCCACTGAAAGCACAGTGGCTCTGTATGGGACAGTGAAGCAAGTACCTGAGGGAAAGCAG gCCCCTGGTGGTCATGAGCTGCACTGTGACTTCTGGGAGTTGGTGGGTCTGGCGCCCGCTGGAGGAGCTGACAACCTGCTGAATGTGGAGTCTGATGTTGACGTTCAGCTCAACAACAGACACATGATGATCCGTGGGGAGAACGTGTCCAAGATACTCCGGATCCGCTCCACTGTCACACAGTGTTTCAGGGATCACTTCTTCAACCGTGGATACTATGAG ATCACCCCACCCACTCTGGTGCAGACCCAGGTGGAGGGAGGTTCCACCCTGTTCAACCTGAACTACTTTGGGGAGGAGGCGTTCCTGACCCAGTCCTCTCAGCTCTACCTGGAGACCTGCATCCCTGCTCTGGGAGACACCTTCTGTATCGCTCAGTCCTACCGCGCAGAGCAGTCCCGCACCCGCAGGCACCTGTCTGA GTACACTCACATAGAGGCAGAGTGCCCCTTCATGACCTATGAGGACCTACTGAGCAGGCTGGAGGATCTGGTGTGTGATGTGGTGGACAGAGTCCTGAAGTCTCCTGCTGCTTCTCTACTCTACCAAGTCAACCCT GACTTCAAGCCCCCCAAGAGGCCCTTCAAGAGGATCAACTACTCAGATGCCATCATCTGGCTGAAGGAGCATGATATCAAAAAGGATGATGGGACATACTATGAGTTCGGAGAG GACATCCCAGAGGCCCCAGAGAGGCTGATGACTGATGCCATCGGTGAGACCATCCTGCTGTGCCGCTTCCCTGCTGAGATCAAGTCCTTCTACATGCAGCGCTGTCCTGAGGACCGACGCCTCACTGAGTCG GTGGATGTGCTGATGCCTAATGTTGGAGAGATAGTAGGAGGGTCTATGAGGATCTGGGATGCTGAGGAACTGCTGGAGGGATACAAGAGGGAAGGCATTGACCCAACCCCTTACTACTGGTACACTGACCAG AGGAAGTATGGTACCTGTCCCCATGGTGGCTACGGGCTGGGCCTGGAGAGGTTCCTAACCTGGCTGCTGAACAGACACCACATCAGAGACGTGTGTCTCTACCCTCGCTTCATCCAGCGCTGCCGACCCTGA